A part of Denitratisoma oestradiolicum genomic DNA contains:
- the ruvA gene encoding Holliday junction branch migration protein RuvA: MIGRLTGLLLEKNPPQVIVDVGGLGYEVDVPMSTFYNLPNVGERVSLHTHLAIREDGHFLYGFLNEEERAAFRQLLKISGIGARTALSVLSGLSVQELAQAVVLQEAGRLVKIPGIGKKTAERLLLELRDKLPKTLGTGGIASTATAVPDAGSDILNALLALGYNEREAMGAMKQLPPGTDVSDGIRQALKLLSKA, translated from the coding sequence GTGATCGGTCGCCTTACCGGACTCCTGCTGGAAAAAAATCCGCCCCAGGTCATCGTCGATGTCGGCGGCCTGGGCTACGAGGTGGATGTACCCATGAGCACCTTCTACAACCTGCCCAACGTAGGGGAACGGGTATCCCTCCACACCCACCTGGCGATCCGGGAGGACGGTCACTTTCTCTACGGGTTCCTTAACGAAGAAGAGCGGGCCGCCTTCCGCCAGTTGCTGAAGATCTCCGGCATCGGCGCCCGCACCGCCCTGTCCGTGCTCTCGGGTCTTTCGGTCCAGGAACTGGCCCAGGCCGTGGTTCTCCAGGAGGCCGGCCGGTTAGTGAAGATACCTGGCATAGGCAAAAAAACCGCCGAGCGCCTGCTCCTGGAACTAAGGGACAAGCTGCCCAAGACCCTCGGCACAGGCGGTATCGCCAGTACCGCCACGGCTGTACCCGATGCCGGCAGCGATATCCTCAACGCCCTGCTGGCCCTGGGCTACAACGAGCGGGAAGCCATGGGTGCCATGAAGCAATTACCGCCGGGGACCGATGTTTCCGACGGCATACGCCAGGCCCTGAAGCTCCTGTCCAAAGCATGA
- a CDS encoding SRPBCC family protein: MTIAPLPHFIETEALIDMPIAQAWEKLRDLSIPQYYVPSLIRTTFNTEQKEGVGASRKVHMKDDMVLDETVIDWNENHGFTIRLHRGDKPLMPLCKEAHFLYRLEDAGGGKTRFRPAMAFAMGAAPIGDLFFTLLVKKAMIRNLQAVAIGMKQFYETGKSANPDFVGE, translated from the coding sequence ATGACCATCGCCCCCCTGCCCCACTTCATCGAAACCGAAGCTCTCATCGACATGCCCATCGCCCAGGCCTGGGAAAAACTGCGGGACCTGTCCATCCCCCAGTACTACGTACCCAGCCTGATCCGCACCACCTTCAACACCGAACAAAAGGAGGGAGTCGGCGCCAGCCGCAAGGTTCATATGAAGGACGACATGGTTCTGGACGAGACTGTCATCGACTGGAACGAAAACCACGGCTTCACCATCCGGCTGCACCGGGGGGACAAGCCCCTGATGCCCTTGTGCAAGGAAGCCCATTTCCTCTATCGACTGGAAGATGCCGGGGGCGGCAAGACCCGCTTCCGTCCTGCCATGGCCTTCGCCATGGGCGCCGCTCCCATCGGCGATTTGTTCTTCACGCTGCTGGTGAAAAAGGCCATGATCCGCAATCTGCAAGCCGTCGCCATCGGGATGAAGCAGTTCTATGAAACCGGCAAATCGGCCAATCCGGACTTTGTAGGCGAGTAA
- the metF gene encoding methylenetetrahydrofolate reductase [NAD(P)H], with protein sequence MSKPELSIEFFPPQTPEGAIKLRDARARLAELKPAFFSVTFGAGGSTQERTLDVVLEIQQEGHQAAPHLSCVGSTKSKIRDILHRYQAAGIRRIVALRGDLPSGMAHPGELRYANELVEFIRQETGDCFQIEVAAYPEWHPQARSAQDDLKNFKRKVEAGANAAITQFFYNADAYEHFVNEVRALGITIPIVPGIMPIGSFSKLSRFADACGAEIPRWMRRKFEGYGDDAESIRAFGLDVVTELCQRLLDRGAPGLHFYSLNQSELTTEIVRRLRI encoded by the coding sequence ATGAGCAAGCCTGAACTTTCCATCGAATTCTTCCCCCCCCAGACCCCCGAGGGCGCCATCAAGCTGCGGGATGCCCGGGCACGGCTGGCAGAGCTGAAACCTGCTTTCTTTTCCGTCACCTTCGGCGCAGGAGGCTCCACCCAGGAGCGAACCCTGGATGTTGTGCTGGAGATCCAGCAAGAAGGCCACCAGGCCGCGCCCCACCTCTCCTGCGTCGGTTCCACCAAGAGCAAGATCCGCGACATCCTGCACCGCTACCAGGCCGCCGGCATCCGCCGCATCGTCGCCCTGCGCGGTGACCTGCCCTCGGGCATGGCCCACCCGGGGGAACTCCGCTACGCCAACGAACTGGTGGAATTCATCCGTCAGGAGACCGGCGACTGCTTTCAGATCGAGGTGGCGGCCTATCCCGAGTGGCACCCCCAGGCCCGGAGCGCCCAGGATGACTTGAAGAACTTCAAGCGCAAGGTGGAGGCCGGCGCCAATGCCGCCATCACCCAGTTCTTCTACAACGCTGACGCCTACGAGCATTTTGTCAATGAAGTCCGCGCCCTGGGCATCACCATCCCCATCGTGCCCGGCATCATGCCCATCGGCAGTTTCAGCAAGCTCTCCCGCTTCGCCGATGCCTGCGGCGCCGAGATTCCCCGCTGGATGCGGCGCAAGTTCGAGGGCTACGGCGACGATGCAGAATCCATCCGCGCCTTTGGTCTCGACGTGGTGACGGAGCTTTGCCAGCGTCTGCTGGACCGGGGCGCCCCCGGCCTGCATTTCTATTCCCTCAACCAGTCCGAACTGACCACCGAGATCGTCCGGCGCCTGAGGATTTGA
- a CDS encoding YebC/PmpR family DNA-binding transcriptional regulator: MAGHSKWANIQHRKGRQDAKRGKVFTKLIKEITVAAKMGGGDVNANPRLRLAIDKAKAQSLPKDNIENAIKRGTGQLEGVSYEEIRYEGYGINGAAVMVDCLTDNKVRTVAEVRHAFAKHGGNMGTDGSVAFLFTHCGQMLFAPGTDETTLMDAAIEAGADDVVTNEDGSIEVITPPHDFSTVKDALEKAGFTPEFGEVTMKAQNETEFSGEDALKMQKLLDALESLDDVQEVYTTAVIDE, encoded by the coding sequence ATGGCCGGACATAGTAAATGGGCCAATATCCAGCACCGCAAGGGCCGTCAGGATGCCAAGCGGGGCAAGGTCTTCACCAAGCTGATCAAGGAAATCACCGTCGCGGCCAAGATGGGCGGGGGCGATGTAAATGCCAACCCGCGCCTGCGCCTGGCCATCGACAAGGCCAAGGCCCAGAGCCTGCCGAAGGACAACATCGAAAACGCCATCAAGCGGGGCACCGGCCAGCTCGAAGGCGTCTCGTATGAGGAAATTCGCTACGAGGGCTATGGCATCAACGGCGCCGCCGTGATGGTCGACTGCCTCACCGACAACAAGGTGCGTACCGTGGCCGAAGTGCGCCACGCCTTCGCCAAGCACGGCGGCAACATGGGTACCGACGGCAGCGTCGCCTTCCTGTTCACCCACTGTGGCCAGATGCTGTTCGCACCGGGCACCGACGAAACCACGCTGATGGATGCCGCCATCGAGGCCGGCGCCGACGACGTGGTGACCAACGAGGATGGCTCGATCGAGGTAATCACCCCGCCCCACGACTTCAGCACGGTCAAGGATGCGCTGGAGAAGGCCGGCTTCACGCCCGAGTTCGGCGAAGTAACAATGAAAGCGCAGAACGAAACCGAGTTCAGCGGCGAAGATGCACTCAAGATGCAGAAGCTGCTCGACGCGCTGGAATCCCTCGACGATGTGCAGGAGGTCTACACCACGGCGGTGATCGACGAGTGA
- a CDS encoding prenyltransferase, with protein MSNELADPVEPTVALRQVPLQCYFLATRPAFLSVTLVAVLIGLASAFHDLGRLASMTALATLILALMAHAAANVLNDFHDADNDDGNHERLFPYTGGSRFIQNGVLSRATTGRFGHGLLAAVVPAGLGLVWQSGPGLLIIGLTGLVVGWAYSAPPLKLASRGLGELAVTAGWLLVVVGTDYVQRSGFASLPLVAGLGYALLVANLLYINQFPDRLADARAGKRTLVVRLGPTRARWGYVALALLANLSLLLGFILGMLPAMALLALLAVPLSWRAGCRLWSNGEHPEPLAPAIKLTIAAAHVHGLLLALSLLFMKGFSL; from the coding sequence ATGAGCAATGAATTAGCCGACCCGGTGGAGCCCACGGTAGCCCTGCGGCAGGTGCCCCTGCAATGCTATTTCCTTGCCACCCGACCGGCCTTTCTGAGCGTCACCCTGGTCGCCGTGCTCATCGGTCTCGCCAGTGCCTTTCACGACCTGGGACGACTGGCGTCGATGACGGCCCTCGCCACCCTGATCCTTGCCCTGATGGCCCACGCCGCCGCCAATGTACTCAACGATTTCCATGATGCCGATAACGATGACGGCAACCATGAACGCCTGTTCCCCTACACCGGGGGCAGCCGCTTCATTCAGAACGGGGTACTCAGCCGGGCCACCACCGGCCGCTTCGGCCACGGCCTGCTGGCAGCGGTGGTGCCCGCCGGCCTGGGGCTAGTCTGGCAGTCCGGGCCGGGGCTGTTGATCATCGGCCTGACCGGCCTCGTCGTGGGCTGGGCCTATTCGGCGCCGCCCCTGAAACTGGCCAGCCGGGGCCTGGGGGAACTGGCGGTGACCGCCGGCTGGCTGTTGGTGGTGGTCGGCACGGATTACGTGCAACGGAGTGGGTTCGCATCCCTCCCCCTGGTGGCCGGGCTGGGCTATGCCCTGCTGGTAGCCAACCTGCTCTACATCAACCAGTTTCCCGACCGCCTGGCCGACGCACGGGCCGGCAAGCGCACCCTGGTGGTTCGCCTCGGCCCGACTCGAGCCCGTTGGGGCTACGTCGCCCTGGCCTTGCTGGCCAACCTGTCCCTGCTGCTGGGTTTTATCCTGGGCATGCTGCCGGCGATGGCCCTGTTGGCGCTGCTGGCCGTGCCCCTGTCCTGGCGCGCCGGGTGCCGCCTGTGGTCCAATGGAGAGCATCCCGAACCCCTGGCACCCGCCATCAAACTGACCATCGCCGCCGCCCATGTCCATGGCCTGCTGCTGGCACTCTCCTTGTTGTTCATGAAAGGATTCTCCCTGTGA
- a CDS encoding DMT family transporter produces the protein MVTSKSYRAGVWLAVLAAFGFSMKAILVKLAYAEPQAQPVAPITLLALRMGFALPFFLFVALRESRNSASLNARQWLGVLVMGLLGYYCASIFDFIGLRYISAGLERLILFTYPTLTLLIGAVFFGQAVGRREIGALVLCYLGIGAAFAHDLQASTDQAAVWVGAGFVMLSSISYALYLSGSGRLIPLLGASRFTALALAVSGLATLVHFFIAQPVSALVQPLPVYGYALAMALLSTVFPVFAQSAAIRRIGSGRAALIGTLGPLLTIGMGWWVLGESISLWQLAGAALVVAGILRVSRPG, from the coding sequence ATGGTGACCAGCAAGTCCTACCGGGCCGGCGTCTGGCTGGCCGTGCTGGCGGCCTTCGGCTTTTCCATGAAGGCGATTCTGGTCAAGCTGGCCTATGCCGAGCCCCAGGCCCAGCCGGTGGCGCCGATCACCCTGCTGGCCCTGCGTATGGGTTTCGCCCTGCCCTTCTTCCTGTTCGTTGCCCTGCGGGAGAGTCGCAACTCGGCATCCCTGAACGCACGGCAGTGGCTGGGGGTGCTGGTCATGGGCCTGCTGGGGTACTACTGCGCCAGTATTTTTGACTTCATCGGTCTGCGCTACATCTCGGCGGGTCTGGAACGCTTGATCCTGTTCACCTATCCGACCCTGACCCTGCTGATCGGCGCAGTCTTTTTCGGTCAGGCCGTGGGGCGGCGCGAGATCGGCGCCCTGGTACTGTGCTATCTGGGCATAGGCGCCGCCTTTGCCCATGATCTGCAGGCCAGCACCGATCAGGCCGCGGTCTGGGTGGGAGCAGGCTTCGTGATGCTGTCTTCCATCAGCTATGCCCTTTATCTGTCCGGCAGCGGGCGGCTGATACCGCTCCTGGGGGCCAGTCGGTTTACCGCTTTGGCCCTGGCGGTGTCGGGCCTGGCGACCCTGGTGCATTTTTTCATCGCCCAGCCCGTCTCTGCCCTGGTTCAGCCCCTGCCGGTCTATGGCTACGCCCTGGCGATGGCCCTGTTATCCACGGTATTCCCGGTGTTCGCCCAGTCGGCGGCGATCCGTCGCATCGGCAGCGGTCGGGCGGCCCTGATCGGCACCCTGGGGCCCTTGCTGACCATTGGTATGGGCTGGTGGGTGCTGGGAGAAAGCATTTCGCTCTGGCAGCTGGCCGGCGCCGCCCTGGTGGTAGCGGGCATCCTGCGGGTCAGCCGGCCTGGTTGA
- the ahcY gene encoding adenosylhomocysteinase, with protein sequence MTAVQDYVIADLGLADWGRKEIRIAETEMPGLMAIREEFAKSQPLKGARITGSLHMTIQTAVLIETLVALGAQVRWASCNIFSTQDHAAAAIAKDGIAVFAVKGESLTDYWDYTHRIFEWPDGGNGEKVYSNMILDDGGDATLLLHLGARAEQDISVLAKPGSEEETILFASIKAKLASDKTWYSTRLAQIKGVTEETTTGVHRLYQMHQRGELKFPAINVNDSVTKSKFDNLYGCRESLVDGIKRATDVMIAGKIAVVCGYGDVGKGSAQALRALSAQVWVTEIDPICALQAAMEGYRVVTMEYAADKADIYVTTTGNFHVITHEHMVQMKNNAIVCNIGHFDNEIDVASLEKYQWEEIKPQVDHVIFPDGKRIILLAKGRLVNLGCGTGHPSYVMSSSFANQTIAQIELFTKTAEYPVGVYTLPKHLDEKVARLQLKTLNVQLTELTDQQAAYIGVPKHGPYKTDHYRY encoded by the coding sequence GTGACTGCCGTGCAAGACTACGTAATCGCCGACCTGGGCCTGGCCGACTGGGGCCGCAAGGAAATCCGCATCGCGGAAACCGAGATGCCCGGCCTCATGGCCATCCGTGAGGAATTCGCCAAGAGCCAGCCCCTGAAGGGCGCCCGCATCACCGGGTCGCTGCACATGACCATCCAGACCGCGGTTCTGATCGAGACCCTGGTGGCCCTCGGCGCCCAGGTGCGCTGGGCTTCCTGCAACATTTTCTCGACCCAGGATCACGCCGCCGCCGCCATCGCCAAGGACGGCATCGCCGTCTTTGCCGTCAAGGGCGAAAGCCTCACCGATTACTGGGACTACACCCACCGCATCTTCGAGTGGCCCGATGGCGGCAATGGTGAAAAAGTCTATAGCAACATGATCCTCGATGACGGCGGCGACGCCACCCTGCTGCTGCACCTGGGTGCCCGGGCCGAGCAGGACATCTCGGTGCTGGCCAAGCCCGGCTCCGAAGAAGAGACCATTCTCTTCGCCAGCATCAAGGCCAAGCTGGCCAGCGACAAGACCTGGTATTCCACCCGCCTGGCCCAGATCAAGGGCGTCACCGAGGAAACCACCACCGGGGTCCATCGCCTGTACCAGATGCACCAGCGGGGCGAACTCAAGTTCCCCGCCATCAACGTCAACGACTCGGTCACCAAGTCCAAGTTCGACAACCTTTACGGCTGCCGCGAATCCCTGGTGGACGGCATCAAGCGCGCCACCGACGTGATGATCGCCGGCAAAATCGCCGTGGTCTGCGGCTACGGCGATGTGGGCAAAGGCTCGGCCCAGGCCCTGCGCGCCCTCTCCGCCCAGGTCTGGGTCACCGAGATCGACCCGATCTGCGCCCTCCAGGCCGCCATGGAAGGCTATCGCGTGGTCACCATGGAATACGCCGCCGACAAGGCCGACATCTATGTCACCACCACCGGCAACTTCCACGTCATCACCCATGAGCACATGGTGCAGATGAAGAACAACGCCATCGTCTGCAACATCGGCCACTTCGACAACGAAATCGATGTCGCTTCCCTGGAAAAGTACCAGTGGGAAGAAATCAAACCCCAGGTGGACCACGTCATCTTCCCTGATGGCAAGCGCATCATCCTGCTGGCCAAGGGGCGGCTGGTGAACCTCGGTTGCGGCACCGGCCATCCGTCCTATGTGATGTCCTCCAGCTTCGCCAATCAGACCATCGCCCAGATCGAGTTGTTCACCAAGACCGCCGAGTATCCGGTGGGCGTTTATACGCTGCCCAAGCATCTGGACGAAAAGGTGGCCCGCCTGCAGTTGAAGACGCTCAACGTGCAACTCACCGAGCTGACCGATCAGCAGGCAGCCTACATCGGGGTGCCCAAGCACGGTCCCTACAAGACCGACCACTACCGCTACTGA
- a CDS encoding glycosyltransferase yields MSRRQPARTPRNTGSAKGAKLFYAWEFGAGLGHIGPFLPLARALRERGHQVHWAITQTGPGAQVLDTEGFTWLQAPNLPERVRPGPPLSYADILLRYGYGNQNDLLGLVVAWRELMRLTGTQLVLADHAPTAVLAARSLGLPVMLFSNGFTVPPRLHPLPALRPWQPVPEEQLLALEKEALDTVNAIQAHFDQPSFSALWQIFDVAEEALLTYPELDHYECRGDAYYWGCLPNAAIGVPPPWPPQTGPRLFAYLRPEMPHAEAVLSALHSLGLPTVIYFPGLSTAARQRFDAPHLAFADSPVDLHRAAAEADVAITYSSLATATGFLLAGKPLLLLPFHLEQFLLARRIADLGAALLVNPEQTVGDLGPAILTLLNEPGHAAQARAFATRYAAFSQEQVAHNLVRRIESLVTGSPAHEQ; encoded by the coding sequence ATGAGTCGGCGGCAACCGGCCCGGACGCCTCGGAACACCGGATCGGCCAAGGGCGCCAAGCTTTTTTATGCCTGGGAGTTTGGGGCTGGCTTGGGCCACATCGGCCCCTTCCTGCCCCTGGCCCGAGCCCTGCGGGAGCGGGGCCACCAGGTCCATTGGGCCATCACCCAGACCGGCCCGGGCGCTCAGGTACTGGATACCGAAGGCTTCACCTGGCTCCAGGCACCCAACCTGCCCGAGCGGGTCCGGCCGGGGCCGCCCCTGAGCTACGCCGACATCCTGCTGCGCTATGGCTACGGGAACCAGAACGATCTGCTGGGACTGGTGGTGGCCTGGCGGGAATTGATGCGTCTCACAGGCACCCAACTGGTGCTGGCGGACCACGCCCCCACGGCAGTGCTGGCGGCTCGATCCCTGGGCTTGCCGGTGATGCTGTTTTCCAACGGTTTCACGGTTCCTCCCCGGCTGCATCCGTTGCCTGCCCTGCGCCCCTGGCAGCCGGTACCGGAGGAGCAGTTGCTGGCCCTGGAAAAAGAGGCCCTGGATACGGTAAATGCCATTCAGGCCCACTTCGATCAGCCATCCTTCTCAGCCCTGTGGCAGATATTCGACGTGGCGGAAGAGGCTCTGCTCACCTATCCGGAACTGGACCATTACGAATGCCGGGGCGATGCCTACTACTGGGGGTGCCTGCCCAACGCCGCCATCGGGGTGCCGCCCCCCTGGCCACCCCAGACCGGCCCCCGTCTGTTCGCCTACCTGAGGCCCGAGATGCCCCATGCCGAGGCAGTGCTTTCGGCTCTACACAGCCTGGGACTGCCAACAGTGATCTATTTCCCAGGCTTGTCGACCGCAGCCCGACAACGGTTCGATGCACCCCACCTGGCCTTCGCTGATAGTCCTGTGGACTTGCACCGGGCTGCCGCCGAGGCGGATGTCGCCATTACCTATTCCAGCCTGGCCACGGCCACGGGTTTCCTGCTGGCCGGCAAGCCCCTGCTGCTGCTGCCCTTTCACCTGGAGCAGTTTCTGCTGGCACGCCGCATCGCAGACCTGGGTGCGGCCCTGCTGGTCAACCCGGAGCAAACCGTGGGAGACCTGGGACCCGCCATCCTCACGCTCTTGAACGAACCCGGCCATGCCGCCCAGGCCCGGGCCTTCGCCACCCGTTATGCGGCCTTCTCCCAGGAACAGGTAGCGCATAACCTGGTGCGCCGCATCGAGAGTCTGGTCACGGGAAGCCCTGCCCATGAGCAATGA
- a CDS encoding dodecin: protein MSDHVYKVIEVTGSSKLGIEDAVKNAIARADKTLHNLRWFEVTETRGWIENGHIGHWQVSLKVGLLLDE, encoded by the coding sequence ATGTCGGACCATGTCTATAAAGTCATCGAGGTCACCGGATCCTCCAAGCTGGGGATCGAGGACGCCGTCAAGAACGCCATCGCCCGGGCCGACAAGACCCTGCACAATCTGCGCTGGTTCGAGGTGACGGAGACCCGGGGCTGGATCGAGAACGGCCACATCGGCCACTGGCAGGTGAGCCTGAAGGTGGGACTGCTGCTCGACGAGTAG
- the ruvC gene encoding crossover junction endodeoxyribonuclease RuvC has product MSGTALRILGIDPGLRVTGFGVIDKVGNKLGYVSSGCIRTDDKTSLPERIRTILDGLAEVIAAHRPHEAAVEIVFVNVNPQSTLLLGQARGAAIAALVTADLQVAEYTALQVKQAVVGHGKAAKEQVQQMVRRLLSLPGDPSPDAADALACAICHAHGGQGLGALSTRGYRVRNGRLV; this is encoded by the coding sequence ATGAGCGGAACGGCGCTGCGTATCCTCGGCATCGACCCCGGACTCCGTGTCACGGGGTTCGGCGTCATCGACAAGGTGGGCAACAAGCTGGGCTATGTCAGCAGCGGCTGCATCCGCACCGACGACAAGACCAGCCTGCCAGAGCGGATCCGAACCATCCTCGACGGCCTGGCCGAGGTAATCGCCGCTCACCGGCCCCATGAGGCGGCGGTGGAAATTGTCTTCGTCAACGTCAATCCCCAGTCCACCCTGCTGCTGGGCCAGGCTCGGGGGGCGGCCATCGCCGCCCTGGTCACGGCTGACCTGCAAGTGGCCGAGTACACCGCCCTTCAGGTCAAGCAGGCCGTGGTGGGCCACGGCAAGGCCGCCAAGGAACAGGTGCAGCAGATGGTGCGGCGCCTGCTCTCCCTGCCCGGCGACCCCTCCCCCGACGCAGCCGACGCCCTGGCCTGCGCCATTTGCCACGCCCACGGTGGCCAGGGCCTGGGTGCCCTGTCCACCCGGGGCTATCGGGTCCGCAACGGGCGACTGGTATGA
- a CDS encoding helicase HerA-like domain-containing protein, which translates to MTAPLPVARCGNVELSLLPALANRHGLITGATGTGKTVTLQRLAEQLSAAGVPVFMADVKGDLSGLGAVGLASDKLKARLEQLGVTDWQARANSVVFWDIHGTTGHPVRATVSDMGPLLLGRLLNLNDTQAGVLQLVFRIADDQGLLLLDLKDLRAMVQYVGEHAAEFKTEYGNVSAASIGAIQRGLLGLEEQGGGKFFGEPMLDIADLMQTDGDGRGVINILAGEQLMNAPRLYSTFLLWLLAELFEQLPEAGDLEKPKLVFFFDEAHLLFNEAPAALLEKVEQVVRLIRSKGVGVYFVTQNPLDVPDAVLGQLGNRVQHALRAFTPRDQKAVKAAAETLRANPAFDAAAAITELGVGEALVSFLDARGTPTVVERAWVLPPASRIGPLSAVERDTLIKGSLLYGHYEQTQDRESAYERLKGSAQSSGPSSPPAASSSSSGGLGGMLGDLLGGGGHSGRGESILESAAKSAARAIGSQVGREIIRGVLGSILGGRRR; encoded by the coding sequence ATGACCGCTCCCCTGCCTGTTGCCCGTTGTGGCAATGTCGAACTCTCCCTGCTGCCCGCCCTGGCCAATCGTCATGGCCTGATCACCGGCGCCACCGGCACGGGCAAGACCGTCACGCTGCAACGCCTGGCCGAACAGCTCTCGGCGGCCGGGGTGCCGGTGTTCATGGCCGACGTGAAAGGCGACCTGTCGGGGCTGGGGGCTGTCGGCTTGGCCAGCGACAAACTGAAGGCGCGGCTGGAGCAGCTCGGCGTGACGGACTGGCAAGCCCGGGCCAATTCGGTGGTGTTCTGGGATATTCATGGTACGACGGGCCATCCGGTGCGGGCCACGGTTTCCGACATGGGGCCCTTGCTGTTGGGGCGGCTGCTGAATCTCAACGATACTCAGGCCGGTGTGCTGCAACTGGTGTTCCGCATCGCCGACGACCAGGGCCTGTTATTGCTGGACCTGAAGGATCTGCGGGCCATGGTGCAGTACGTGGGCGAGCATGCGGCCGAGTTCAAGACCGAATACGGCAATGTTTCCGCTGCCTCCATCGGCGCCATCCAGCGGGGGCTGCTGGGACTGGAGGAGCAGGGAGGCGGGAAGTTCTTCGGCGAACCCATGCTGGATATCGCCGACCTGATGCAAACCGATGGGGACGGACGGGGGGTGATCAACATCCTGGCGGGCGAGCAGTTGATGAATGCCCCCCGGCTTTATTCCACCTTCCTGCTCTGGCTGCTGGCCGAACTGTTCGAGCAATTGCCGGAGGCGGGGGACCTGGAAAAGCCCAAGCTGGTGTTCTTTTTCGACGAGGCTCATCTGCTGTTCAATGAGGCGCCTGCCGCCCTGCTGGAAAAGGTGGAGCAGGTGGTGCGCCTGATCCGCTCCAAGGGAGTGGGGGTCTATTTCGTCACCCAGAATCCCCTGGATGTGCCGGATGCGGTGCTGGGGCAGTTGGGCAACCGGGTCCAGCATGCCCTGCGGGCCTTTACTCCCCGGGACCAGAAGGCGGTGAAGGCGGCCGCCGAAACCCTGCGGGCCAATCCGGCTTTTGATGCGGCCGCCGCCATCACCGAACTGGGGGTGGGGGAGGCCCTGGTGTCCTTCCTCGACGCCCGGGGCACGCCCACCGTGGTGGAGCGGGCATGGGTGCTGCCGCCGGCTTCCCGCATTGGGCCGCTGAGCGCAGTGGAGAGGGATACCCTGATCAAGGGCTCCTTGCTCTACGGCCACTATGAACAGACCCAGGATCGGGAGTCGGCCTACGAGCGGCTGAAGGGATCGGCCCAGTCGAGTGGCCCCTCCTCCCCGCCTGCTGCGTCGAGTTCTTCCTCCGGTGGCCTGGGCGGCATGCTGGGCGATCTGCTGGGCGGGGGCGGCCATAGCGGCCGGGGCGAGTCGATTCTGGAGTCGGCCGCCAAGAGTGCCGCCCGGGCCATCGGCTCCCAGGTGGGGCGGGAAATCATTCGCGGCGTGCTGGGTTCCATCCTGGGCGGCCGGCGCCGCTGA
- a CDS encoding TlyA family RNA methyltransferase gives MSMNSFHARTPKRKPPQHERGPGPAALPPQPHGDMIRADAWLVAHGLAPSRTAAQRMIEAGRVTWQGKQGVETLSKPSHLLPESAEVSVAADDADRYVSRGGLKLAGALAASGIDMKGLICLDLGQSTGGFSDCLLQAGAARVIGVDVGHDQLHPRLRSHPRLTSIEGLNARVLDRASLAEHLPPEGFDLIVGDLSFISLTLVLPALPVLLAPRGNMLLLVKPQFEVGPEHVGKGGIVRDASLYLQVEARLKAAAQAAGLKVRGWFDSPIAGGDGNREFFLWTCHEQA, from the coding sequence ATGTCCATGAATTCCTTCCACGCCCGGACACCGAAGCGCAAACCGCCTCAGCATGAGCGGGGGCCGGGACCGGCGGCGCTGCCGCCGCAGCCCCACGGCGACATGATCCGGGCCGACGCCTGGCTGGTGGCTCATGGTCTGGCCCCGTCCCGCACGGCGGCCCAGCGCATGATCGAGGCCGGGCGGGTTACCTGGCAGGGCAAGCAGGGCGTGGAGACCCTCAGTAAACCTTCCCACCTGTTGCCGGAAAGTGCCGAGGTAAGCGTGGCGGCGGACGACGCGGACCGCTACGTCTCCCGGGGCGGGCTGAAGCTGGCCGGAGCCCTGGCGGCCAGCGGTATCGACATGAAGGGACTCATCTGCCTGGACCTGGGCCAGAGCACGGGGGGCTTTTCCGACTGCCTGCTCCAGGCCGGGGCAGCCCGGGTGATCGGCGTGGATGTGGGTCACGACCAGTTGCATCCTCGCCTACGGTCCCATCCTCGGCTCACCAGCATCGAAGGCCTCAATGCCCGTGTCCTGGATCGGGCGTCCCTGGCGGAACACCTGCCCCCCGAAGGTTTTGATCTGATCGTGGGCGATCTGTCCTTCATCTCCCTAACCCTGGTGCTCCCCGCTTTGCCGGTGCTGCTGGCGCCCCGGGGCAACATGCTGCTACTGGTCAAGCCTCAATTCGAGGTGGGTCCGGAGCATGTCGGCAAGGGCGGTATCGTCCGCGACGCCTCTCTCTATCTGCAAGTGGAGGCCCGGCTGAAGGCCGCCGCCCAGGCTGCCGGACTGAAGGTAAGGGGCTGGTTCGACAGCCCCATCGCCGGCGGCGACGGCAATCGTGAATTCTTTTTATGGACATGCCATGAGCAAGCCTGA